In Herbaspirillum seropedicae, a single window of DNA contains:
- a CDS encoding sugar transferase, whose translation MKRLFDFAVALVASVLLAIPIVMVMLAVRLTSPGPALYWSERVGRHNRIFKMPKFRSMRIDTPAVATHLLEDPAQWLTPIGSFLRKSSLDELPQLWSILRGDMSLVGPRPALFNQDDLITLRTSQGVHELVPGLTGWAQINGRDELPIPDKVRLDAEYLQRRSFLFDLKILWMTALKVLARHGVSH comes from the coding sequence ATGAAACGTCTGTTCGACTTTGCAGTGGCCCTGGTTGCCTCGGTATTGCTTGCCATTCCCATTGTCATGGTGATGTTGGCTGTGCGCCTGACCTCCCCAGGTCCGGCGCTCTACTGGAGTGAGCGCGTCGGGCGCCACAACCGCATATTCAAGATGCCGAAATTCCGTAGTATGCGCATTGATACGCCGGCTGTGGCGACCCACCTGCTTGAGGATCCAGCGCAATGGCTGACACCGATTGGATCATTCCTGCGCAAGTCAAGCCTGGATGAGCTGCCCCAATTGTGGAGCATCCTCCGCGGCGACATGAGCCTGGTCGGTCCTCGTCCAGCATTATTTAATCAAGACGATCTGATCACGTTGAGAACCAGCCAAGGTGTGCACGAGCTGGTTCCAGGACTGACTGGCTGGGCGCAGATCAATGGCCGCGATGAGTTGCCCATCCCAGATAAAGTGCGGCTCGATGCCGAATATCTTCAGCGACGGTCGTTTCTGTTCGACCTGAAGATTCTCTGGATGACAGCCTTGAAAGTAT